Proteins encoded within one genomic window of Nitrospina gracilis 3/211:
- the fliF gene encoding flagellar basal-body MS-ring/collar protein FliF, with protein sequence MEAFLEFLTNLGRRFNELPAVQKVAALGLLAGMGAAVVAMLFWAQAPDYQLLYANLSEKDAAAVVEELKTQNIPYELSNQGRNIRIPSNRVHEVRLDLASQGLPTGTEVGLELFEDTPLGMTEFVQKLNFQRALQGELVRTITSLSAVEHARVHLVLPKTDVFSKEKPRGKASVMVKLNAGQTLSETQVQGIVHLVSASVEGLQVGDVVVVDLQGNMLSGGKEVSEAALLTASNYKHKRRVEKELESSIVSMLEDALGPGRVIAKVAAEINFDKVERTEEIFDPDSQVIRSEQNTTEQVIGAAPPGGLAGVQSLTPGTGNQQATGTGSKRNNEKSTLNYEINKVVKHVQETTGEIQKLSVSVMVDGKMVGDPPEYQARSQEEMAKLLQLVRTAVGYDEVRGDQIQLENVQFDKSTRFLQSEEVVSAQKFELALKIAEYVIGAILLVLLVMRVLLPMVRWITTSVEVVEEIDEGPTPEEIQKQEEEKRMAQMAQENIEMRKSVEELVGRDPRYAASVIRKWMRERSAGA encoded by the coding sequence ATGGAAGCGTTTCTCGAATTCTTAACCAATCTCGGACGCCGGTTCAACGAACTGCCGGCGGTGCAGAAAGTCGCGGCACTGGGCCTGCTGGCGGGCATGGGCGCGGCGGTGGTCGCCATGCTGTTCTGGGCGCAGGCGCCGGACTACCAACTGCTGTACGCCAACCTGTCGGAGAAGGACGCGGCGGCGGTGGTGGAAGAACTCAAGACGCAGAACATCCCGTACGAGTTGTCGAACCAGGGACGCAACATCCGCATCCCGTCCAACCGCGTGCATGAAGTGCGGCTCGACCTGGCCAGCCAGGGCCTGCCGACGGGCACGGAGGTGGGACTCGAACTGTTCGAAGACACGCCGCTCGGCATGACGGAGTTCGTGCAGAAACTCAATTTCCAGCGCGCGCTCCAGGGCGAGCTGGTCCGCACCATCACTTCCCTCTCCGCGGTGGAACACGCCCGCGTGCACCTGGTCCTGCCGAAGACGGACGTCTTCTCCAAAGAGAAACCGCGCGGCAAGGCATCGGTGATGGTGAAGCTGAATGCCGGACAGACCTTGTCTGAAACGCAGGTGCAGGGCATCGTGCATCTCGTCTCCGCCAGCGTCGAAGGATTGCAGGTGGGCGACGTGGTGGTGGTCGATCTTCAGGGCAACATGCTGTCGGGCGGCAAGGAGGTTTCTGAAGCGGCCCTGTTGACGGCGTCCAACTACAAACACAAGCGGCGCGTCGAGAAGGAACTGGAATCGAGCATCGTCAGCATGCTGGAAGACGCGCTGGGGCCGGGCCGGGTCATCGCCAAGGTCGCGGCGGAAATCAACTTCGACAAGGTCGAGCGCACGGAAGAAATTTTCGATCCCGATTCGCAGGTGATCCGCAGTGAGCAGAACACCACCGAGCAGGTGATCGGCGCGGCGCCGCCGGGCGGCCTCGCGGGTGTGCAGTCGCTGACGCCGGGCACCGGCAACCAGCAGGCGACGGGCACGGGCTCGAAACGCAACAACGAGAAATCGACGCTCAATTACGAGATCAACAAGGTGGTCAAGCACGTGCAGGAGACGACCGGCGAAATCCAGAAGCTGTCGGTCAGCGTGATGGTGGACGGCAAGATGGTCGGCGATCCGCCGGAATACCAGGCCCGTTCGCAGGAGGAGATGGCCAAATTACTGCAACTCGTGCGCACCGCGGTTGGGTATGACGAAGTGCGGGGCGACCAAATCCAGTTGGAAAACGTGCAGTTCGACAAATCCACCCGGTTCCTGCAGAGCGAGGAAGTTGTATCGGCCCAGAAATTCGAGCTGGCCCTCAAAATCGCTGAATACGTGATCGGTGCTATACTGTTGGTACTGCTTGTCATGCGGGTCCTCCTGCCGATGGTGCGGTGGATCACCACCAGCGTGGAAGTGGTGGAAGAAATCGATGAAGGCCCCACTCCCGAAGAGATCCAGAAGCAGGAAGAAGAAAAGCGCATGGCGCAGATGGCGCAGGAGAACATCGAGATGCGCAAATCGGTGGAAGAACTGGTCGGGCGCGATCCCCGTTACGCCGCGTCCGTTATTCGCAAATGGATGAGAGAACGAAGCGCTGGAGCATAG
- the flgC gene encoding flagellar basal body rod protein FlgC, translating into MDFLTSIQVSASGLNVQRQRMDAIASNLANIETTRTPEGGPYKRKDVVVSAVPMNEDFAATLHQQMFDSIREAHVAEIVEDQSEPQMVFKPDHPDANEQGFVAMPNINLMEEMVNLINATRSFEANIQAMNSAKTMALRAIDLGR; encoded by the coding sequence ATGGATTTTTTGACGTCGATCCAGGTCAGCGCCTCCGGGCTGAACGTCCAGCGCCAGCGCATGGACGCCATCGCCAGCAACCTGGCGAACATCGAGACCACCCGCACGCCGGAGGGCGGCCCCTACAAGCGCAAGGATGTGGTGGTGTCCGCCGTCCCGATGAACGAGGACTTCGCCGCCACCCTGCACCAGCAGATGTTCGACAGCATCCGCGAGGCGCACGTCGCGGAGATCGTCGAGGACCAGAGTGAGCCGCAGATGGTGTTCAAACCGGACCACCCGGACGCCAACGAGCAGGGATTCGTGGCCATGCCGAACATCAACCTGATGGAAGAGATGGTGAACCTGATCAACGCCACGCGCTCGTTCGAGGCCAACATCCAGGCGATGAACTCGGCGAAGACGATGGCGCTGAGGGCGATCGATCTGGGTAGGTAA
- a CDS encoding SIR2 family NAD-dependent protein deacylase, with product MIDGKDQETIKAIRSLKKVVEKGEKPIVFWIGAGVSYWQGYPLWNQLADYFHSEFLNSSINYDLEQGKALLKDHNNLPKFFGYCKSIDQQLYNSLLSEKFKFNPVSSPVYVRFLNSISSIQPIFILTTNIDESLEKNLKVETIQNVSLEKANNFIQGSNSFVCKLHGSISFLDRLIFTSEEYDELIKKEEYAGLLEQVFSEAILIFIGYSLGDKYVLQLLEKASKKKPLFGDGPHFLLTSNNIENLPKSIKQIKFIFKENSDRRAIVQVLDIIVSKSSGRIKVEPKTKYEESKVLKSAYYIADLFPPGTWSTSQTLTLHSHGKEDRKMIVGNGFSDKEFPDRYSSAMHDLVVGLICFDNIYIGLKYLTHLHELVGGQLFATLVKEDVFRFINYEFGVGVIYKNLQTFVEGDFVSGVSDPESEGIFSTTGVIKRKILPKPGKEAEAQDIFNRIEKNTFSFKREEIDVDGLLFGTILHPEIRKLLGLSDGFLPSKIPSWLAFPVMRFSEILKVGAICNGLKISAVKLPYGGEKLAGISFSAAYATEWADEAANYILSGRYSVDLGPMVFGNPDIIFSILKFRDTEEGVRLRKEILNALAVNYGGDFITSVNAGLEKNIPVKVLQEARDKMESLFLNNNSNLNSTPAIWSNFKNPDDALKLWRERSKREFEEYCLNNNIQKYNFCPCGSGDKVKFCCGQIN from the coding sequence ATGATTGATGGTAAAGACCAAGAAACAATCAAGGCCATACGTTCTTTAAAAAAAGTCGTGGAAAAAGGCGAAAAGCCTATTGTGTTTTGGATAGGGGCAGGAGTCAGCTATTGGCAGGGTTATCCTCTCTGGAATCAGCTTGCAGATTACTTCCACTCCGAATTTTTGAATAGCTCTATTAACTATGATCTTGAACAAGGAAAGGCTTTGTTAAAGGATCATAATAACCTGCCTAAGTTTTTTGGATATTGTAAGTCTATAGATCAACAGTTGTACAATTCGCTATTATCAGAGAAATTTAAGTTTAATCCAGTAAGCTCTCCGGTTTATGTCCGCTTTTTAAATTCCATTTCTTCTATCCAACCTATCTTTATACTTACAACAAACATAGATGAATCGCTGGAAAAAAATCTGAAGGTTGAAACAATTCAAAACGTAAGTCTAGAAAAGGCTAATAACTTTATTCAAGGCTCAAATTCCTTTGTGTGTAAACTCCATGGCTCAATAAGTTTTCTAGATAGATTAATTTTTACATCAGAGGAATATGACGAATTAATAAAGAAGGAAGAATATGCGGGGCTTTTGGAACAGGTGTTTTCAGAAGCGATCTTAATATTTATTGGATATAGTTTGGGAGATAAGTATGTTCTTCAATTGTTAGAAAAAGCTTCGAAGAAGAAACCATTGTTTGGGGATGGCCCCCATTTTTTACTTACCTCAAATAATATAGAAAATCTTCCGAAAAGCATTAAGCAAATAAAATTTATTTTTAAGGAAAATAGTGACCGAAGGGCAATAGTCCAAGTTTTAGATATTATTGTTTCAAAAAGTAGTGGAAGGATAAAGGTTGAGCCAAAAACTAAGTATGAAGAATCAAAGGTCCTTAAAAGTGCATACTATATAGCGGATTTATTTCCTCCCGGAACTTGGTCAACATCACAAACACTTACCTTGCATTCTCATGGTAAGGAAGATAGAAAAATGATTGTTGGCAATGGGTTTTCTGATAAAGAATTTCCGGACCGATATTCTTCGGCAATGCATGATTTAGTGGTCGGCCTAATTTGCTTCGATAATATTTATATTGGTTTAAAATATTTGACGCACTTACATGAATTGGTGGGTGGTCAGCTATTTGCGACCCTTGTAAAGGAAGATGTTTTTAGGTTTATAAATTATGAATTCGGGGTTGGAGTAATTTATAAAAACCTGCAAACTTTTGTTGAAGGGGATTTTGTTTCCGGAGTTTCTGATCCTGAAAGTGAGGGTATCTTTTCAACCACCGGAGTAATTAAAAGAAAAATTTTACCTAAGCCAGGCAAGGAAGCTGAAGCTCAAGATATATTTAATCGGATAGAAAAGAACACGTTTTCTTTTAAGAGGGAAGAAATTGATGTTGATGGATTACTGTTTGGAACCATTTTGCATCCAGAAATTAGAAAACTTCTGGGTTTAAGCGATGGATTTCTACCCTCTAAAATTCCTTCTTGGTTGGCATTTCCTGTAATGAGGTTTTCGGAAATTTTAAAAGTAGGTGCAATTTGTAATGGTTTAAAAATATCAGCAGTTAAACTTCCCTACGGAGGTGAAAAGCTGGCCGGAATTTCTTTTTCAGCCGCGTATGCTACGGAGTGGGCTGATGAGGCTGCTAATTATATTTTGTCGGGAAGATACAGTGTTGACTTGGGGCCAATGGTATTTGGCAATCCCGATATAATTTTTAGTATTTTAAAATTTCGAGATACAGAGGAAGGTGTTAGGTTGCGAAAAGAAATATTAAATGCATTGGCCGTTAATTATGGGGGTGACTTCATAACATCTGTTAATGCAGGGTTAGAAAAGAATATTCCGGTTAAAGTTCTACAAGAAGCCCGAGACAAAATGGAAAGCCTTTTTTTGAATAACAATTCAAATTTAAATAGTACCCCAGCAATTTGGAGCAATTTTAAAAATCCTGATGATGCATTAAAGTTATGGCGTGAAAGAAGTAAAAGAGAGTTTGAAGAATACTGTCTGAATAATAATATTCAAAAATATAACTTTTGTCCATGTGGCTCTGGGGACAAAGTTAAGTTTTGTTGTGGGCAAATTAATTGA
- a CDS encoding sigma-54-dependent transcriptional regulator — MKTKRHILIVDDEPDMRAALTAALKREGHDLKTAENGKDALGLVEIEDFDLVISDVKMPKMTGAELLKAIKELKPETRVIMMTAYGTIDNAVESMKQGAFDYLLKPFSADVLVSTVTRALQTDTAMSTAPSDAATENDDAAAIDPRQIVTQNKTMQELLTFAENVAYSQSTVLISGETGTGKELFARYIHQCSPRADKPFLAVNCAALPEGLLESELFGHEKGSFTGAITAKQGKFELAHGGTLLLDEVTEMSLPLQAKLLRVLQEHEVDKVGGKEPIPVNVRVIATTNRDPKALIAEQKFREDLYYRLNVIPLKLPPLRERKEDIPVLADHFARKHGQRNNKAIAGVADETKKLLQKYQWQGNVREFENIMERAVLLCNADTIQPSNLFMDDDAATAAQPASANGSSPLGNFRGTLQEMERELILRTLEETEGNKTKAAEQLGISIRTLRNKLTEYKEKA, encoded by the coding sequence ATGAAAACGAAACGCCACATCCTGATCGTCGATGACGAACCGGACATGCGCGCCGCGCTGACCGCCGCGCTCAAGCGCGAGGGGCACGACCTCAAAACCGCCGAGAACGGCAAAGACGCGCTGGGCCTGGTCGAGATCGAGGACTTCGACCTCGTCATCTCCGACGTCAAGATGCCGAAGATGACCGGCGCGGAACTGCTGAAAGCCATCAAGGAACTCAAACCGGAAACGCGCGTCATCATGATGACCGCCTACGGCACCATCGACAACGCCGTGGAGAGCATGAAGCAGGGCGCTTTCGATTACCTGCTGAAACCGTTTTCCGCCGACGTGCTGGTCTCCACCGTCACCCGCGCTTTGCAGACCGACACCGCGATGAGCACGGCGCCATCTGATGCGGCTACGGAGAATGACGACGCGGCGGCCATCGATCCGCGCCAGATCGTGACGCAGAACAAAACCATGCAGGAGTTGTTGACCTTCGCCGAGAACGTGGCGTACAGCCAATCGACGGTGCTGATCTCCGGCGAGACGGGCACCGGCAAAGAACTGTTCGCACGCTACATCCACCAGTGCAGTCCGCGCGCGGACAAACCGTTCCTCGCCGTCAACTGCGCCGCCCTGCCGGAAGGACTGCTGGAGTCGGAGCTGTTCGGGCATGAAAAAGGATCGTTCACCGGCGCCATCACCGCCAAGCAGGGCAAGTTCGAGCTCGCCCACGGCGGCACGCTGTTGCTGGACGAAGTCACCGAGATGTCCCTGCCCCTGCAGGCGAAACTTTTGCGCGTTTTGCAGGAGCACGAGGTGGACAAGGTCGGCGGCAAGGAACCCATCCCGGTCAACGTGCGCGTCATCGCCACGACCAACCGCGACCCGAAAGCGCTGATCGCCGAGCAGAAATTCCGCGAGGATCTGTATTACCGGCTGAACGTCATTCCGCTCAAACTGCCGCCCCTGCGCGAGCGCAAGGAGGACATCCCGGTGCTGGCCGATCACTTCGCGAGGAAGCACGGGCAGAGGAACAACAAGGCGATTGCCGGCGTGGCTGACGAGACGAAAAAACTGTTACAGAAATATCAATGGCAGGGGAACGTGCGCGAGTTCGAGAACATCATGGAGCGCGCGGTTCTCTTGTGCAACGCCGACACCATCCAGCCCTCCAACCTGTTCATGGATGACGACGCGGCGACCGCCGCCCAGCCCGCCAGCGCGAACGGGTCGAGTCCTTTGGGGAATTTCCGGGGCACGCTCCAGGAGATGGAGCGGGAATTGATATTGAGGACGCTGGAAGAAACCGAAGGCAACAAGACCAAAGCCGCCGAGCAACTCGGCATCTCCATCCGCACCCTCCGCAATAAGCTTACGGAGTATAAAGAGAAGGCGTAA
- a CDS encoding two-component system sensor histidine kinase NtrB, with the protein MTDEPQDRQVPDLETLQAAFQAFTETTQHLQESYEKLQAHVRALDLELEKKNAELEQNLKEKEAVRSYLDNILQSLTTGVIVVDDAQRITTFNKTAERITGLKENAVQRKTLGEVFDVDPFAQLIARVNDTPNAQPVFQESVLTTDGRDLRLRTAASPVLDAQGARIGTMLLVEDITELKRLEEEAERNDRLRAMGEMAAGIAHEIRNPLASIELFASLLKKDLGDDEEKRAPADHIINGVRNMDRTISSLLLFAKSPEPSRSQCDLNTLFENLLADPSQLQVPDNVNVVCDFGAGTMTANADEHLLKQVFLNFLRNAVQAMPVGGTLTIQTERGAAPAGETFHRHFIRTTIADTGVGIAQSDQKHIFNPFFSTKEKGTGLGLAIAHNIIKAHHGTIDVDSQPGRGTTFTINLPGSDTPAS; encoded by the coding sequence ATGACGGACGAACCCCAGGACCGGCAGGTGCCGGATCTCGAAACCCTTCAGGCCGCGTTTCAGGCGTTCACCGAAACCACCCAGCACCTGCAGGAGTCCTACGAAAAACTGCAGGCACACGTGCGCGCGCTCGACCTCGAACTGGAAAAGAAAAACGCCGAGCTCGAACAGAACCTGAAGGAAAAGGAAGCGGTCCGCAGTTACCTCGATAACATCCTGCAAAGCCTCACCACCGGCGTCATCGTGGTGGACGACGCGCAACGCATCACCACCTTCAACAAAACCGCCGAGCGCATCACCGGCCTCAAGGAAAACGCGGTCCAGCGCAAAACGCTGGGCGAGGTGTTCGACGTCGATCCCTTCGCGCAATTGATCGCGCGCGTGAACGACACGCCCAACGCGCAACCGGTGTTCCAGGAATCGGTGCTGACCACCGACGGACGCGACCTGCGTCTGCGCACCGCTGCCTCCCCCGTGCTGGACGCACAGGGCGCACGCATCGGCACCATGCTCCTGGTCGAAGACATCACCGAACTCAAACGCCTCGAAGAGGAAGCCGAACGCAACGACCGCCTGCGCGCGATGGGCGAGATGGCCGCGGGCATCGCCCACGAAATCCGCAACCCGCTGGCGAGCATCGAACTGTTCGCGTCGCTCCTCAAAAAAGACCTCGGCGACGACGAGGAAAAACGCGCGCCCGCCGACCACATCATCAACGGCGTGCGCAACATGGACCGCACCATCTCCAGCCTGCTCCTGTTCGCCAAGTCGCCGGAACCGTCGCGCAGTCAGTGCGACCTCAACACGCTTTTCGAAAACCTGCTCGCCGACCCGTCGCAGTTGCAGGTTCCGGACAACGTCAACGTGGTGTGCGATTTCGGCGCGGGCACGATGACCGCCAACGCGGACGAGCACCTGCTCAAACAGGTGTTCCTCAATTTCCTGCGCAACGCCGTGCAGGCCATGCCCGTCGGCGGCACTTTGACCATCCAGACCGAACGCGGCGCCGCGCCCGCGGGCGAGACGTTCCACCGCCACTTCATCCGCACCACCATCGCCGACACCGGCGTCGGCATCGCGCAGTCGGACCAGAAACACATCTTCAATCCGTTTTTCAGCACGAAGGAAAAAGGCACCGGCCTGGGCCTCGCCATCGCGCACAACATCATCAAGGCACACCACGGCACCATCGACGTGGACAGCCAGCCCGGCCGCGGCACCACCTTCACCATCAACCTCCCCGGCTCGGACACGCCCGCGTCATGA